A stretch of Fibrobacter sp. UWR2 DNA encodes these proteins:
- a CDS encoding MBOAT family protein yields the protein MLDYLIPYLTRTFAFDPNSPLLFTQFYFWGFFAVVFAIFSLVHRKLLLRNAFLFATSLFFYYKTSGSYVCILIFCVIANFFIGKWIEKAQVKWKKKFLMIIVVIIDLLVLCYYKYSYFFLDALYDFTGIELHVYNFFAAASNKIFNTHSLVDTIILPVGISFFTFQAMSYCIDIYRGKIKPVTNILNFGFYLSFFPQLVAGPIVRADKFVPQLYKPYFLPRRAFGMAVFWILNGLGKKIILSDYLATNFVDRVFDQPLLYTGLENLIALFAYSLQVYADFSGYTDIAIGVALLMGFRLPQNFNSPYKALSPTEFWRRWHISLSSWWRDYLYIPLGGNRGASIGTFFWMGFLSLVAIMLSGSVWVAIALIALFLYISIYAYFKPDSRKFISTNMNAMATQIVGGWWHGASWNFIIWGGLNGFGQVFNKIWVKRSITFRASAALILFAVSAIVYKNYHIAICAITAVWFGVLFTGIFSVMIFRLFSDKTYHWLYVAWNVTLTFVFITFTRLFFRAGSNLDPAEANEVAWNTAKNMVQQMGTAWKWDTLGTIAWEHINIILVFIAGMLIHWIPKKWKSRYRIMFASQPIPLMVLSTAFIIFVIYQFMSADSCPFIYFQF from the coding sequence ATGCTTGACTACTTAATACCTTACCTCACCCGCACGTTTGCATTCGACCCGAACAGCCCGCTCCTATTTACGCAGTTCTACTTCTGGGGCTTCTTTGCGGTCGTCTTCGCCATCTTCTCGCTTGTACACCGGAAACTCCTGCTCCGTAACGCGTTCCTCTTTGCGACCAGCCTCTTCTTCTACTACAAGACGAGCGGCAGCTATGTGTGCATCCTCATCTTCTGCGTTATCGCGAACTTCTTTATCGGCAAGTGGATTGAAAAGGCCCAGGTGAAATGGAAGAAAAAGTTCCTGATGATTATTGTCGTCATCATCGACCTGCTCGTCCTCTGCTACTACAAGTATTCCTACTTCTTCCTCGACGCTCTTTACGACTTTACCGGCATCGAACTGCACGTGTACAACTTCTTCGCAGCCGCAAGCAACAAGATATTCAACACGCACTCGCTCGTCGATACCATCATTTTGCCGGTGGGCATCTCGTTCTTCACGTTCCAGGCGATGAGCTACTGCATTGACATCTATCGCGGCAAGATCAAGCCCGTGACGAACATCCTGAACTTCGGTTTCTACCTATCGTTCTTCCCGCAACTCGTGGCAGGCCCCATCGTGCGTGCCGACAAGTTCGTCCCGCAGCTCTACAAGCCGTACTTTTTGCCCCGACGCGCCTTCGGCATGGCCGTGTTCTGGATTCTGAACGGGCTCGGCAAGAAGATTATCCTGAGCGACTATCTCGCGACCAACTTCGTGGACCGCGTGTTCGACCAGCCGCTACTCTATACGGGTCTCGAGAACCTCATCGCGCTTTTCGCCTACTCCCTGCAGGTGTACGCCGACTTCTCGGGCTATACCGACATCGCCATCGGCGTTGCCCTCCTCATGGGCTTCCGCCTGCCGCAGAACTTCAACAGCCCCTACAAGGCGCTCTCCCCCACGGAATTCTGGCGCCGTTGGCACATCTCGCTTTCTAGCTGGTGGCGCGACTACCTGTATATCCCGCTGGGCGGTAACCGCGGGGCTTCCATCGGTACCTTCTTCTGGATGGGCTTCTTGAGCCTTGTCGCCATCATGCTTTCAGGTAGCGTATGGGTCGCCATCGCCCTCATCGCGCTATTTCTCTACATTTCCATCTACGCCTACTTCAAGCCGGATTCCCGCAAGTTCATCTCCACGAACATGAACGCCATGGCCACACAGATCGTGGGCGGCTGGTGGCACGGTGCCAGCTGGAACTTCATTATCTGGGGCGGTCTCAACGGTTTCGGCCAGGTATTCAACAAGATCTGGGTCAAGAGAAGCATTACCTTCCGCGCCTCCGCGGCACTCATCCTGTTTGCCGTGAGCGCCATCGTCTACAAGAACTATCACATCGCCATCTGCGCGATTACCGCCGTATGGTTCGGAGTGCTCTTCACAGGGATCTTCTCCGTGATGATTTTCCGCCTCTTCAGCGACAAGACCTACCACTGGCTCTACGTAGCATGGAACGTTACGCTCACCTTCGTGTTCATCACATTTACACGACTCTTCTTCCGTGCAGGCTCTAACCTCGATCCCGCCGAGGCAAACGAGGTTGCCTGGAACACCGCGAAGAACATGGTCCAGCAGATGGGCACCGCCTGGAAATGGGATACCCTCGGAACCATCGCCTGGGAACACATCAATATTATCCTTGTGTTTATCGCGGGCATGCTCATCCACTGGATTCCCAAGAAATGGAAGAGCCGTTACCGCATCATGTTCGCTTCGCAGCCCATACCCCTGATGGTGCTTTCTACGGCATTCATCATCTTCGTCATCTACCAGTTCATGAGCGCAGACAGCTGCCCGTTCATCTACTTCCAGTTCTAG
- a CDS encoding geranylgeranylglycerol-phosphate geranylgeranyltransferase, whose protein sequence is MLVELLKMTRPKNIVIAIITLVVGYMLLGFPYSLFLPDDCNSDFDWIGWSSVMVEAFGFAFAIGFANIQNDILDLESDKLNRPERPLVTGKVSVKVARITWIALFVLMLLCGLGDSNTSSPFEYLPLGFFFLLGVLLIAYNKWLKHIPLLKNMTVAFLCTTPLFYALMDYLILSNLILPGNDYAQEHIWAIIPAIPFAFFLTTAREIYKDLEDETGDLKAGIMTFPLIAGSATARRLAGGIILFTWISLPLPVFYMDKVFGHNYPPLFLIITGIALTPIFAYVLVQAHKAKYRKAQSAVKIGMLLGLIALIVCAAV, encoded by the coding sequence ATGCTTGTCGAACTCCTCAAGATGACCCGACCCAAGAACATCGTGATTGCGATAATCACGCTCGTGGTCGGGTATATGCTGCTCGGGTTTCCCTATTCGCTTTTCTTGCCCGACGACTGCAATTCCGACTTTGATTGGATCGGTTGGTCTTCCGTTATGGTGGAAGCGTTCGGGTTCGCATTCGCCATCGGGTTTGCTAACATCCAGAACGACATCCTGGACCTGGAAAGCGACAAGTTGAACCGCCCCGAAAGGCCGCTCGTGACTGGGAAAGTTTCGGTAAAGGTCGCACGCATAACCTGGATTGCCCTATTCGTGCTGATGCTCCTCTGCGGACTCGGAGATTCTAACACATCCTCTCCGTTTGAATACCTTCCGCTCGGCTTCTTCTTTTTACTCGGGGTGCTCCTGATAGCCTACAACAAGTGGCTCAAGCATATTCCCCTGTTAAAGAACATGACGGTAGCCTTCCTCTGCACGACTCCCCTGTTCTACGCCCTGATGGATTATCTCATTCTATCCAATCTCATCCTACCAGGAAACGACTACGCACAAGAACACATCTGGGCGATTATCCCCGCAATCCCGTTCGCATTTTTTCTCACGACCGCACGCGAAATCTACAAGGACCTGGAAGACGAGACAGGAGACCTCAAAGCGGGCATCATGACGTTCCCGCTTATCGCGGGCTCGGCGACCGCAAGGAGGCTCGCCGGCGGCATCATCCTCTTCACCTGGATTTCGCTCCCGCTCCCGGTGTTCTACATGGACAAGGTGTTCGGGCACAACTACCCGCCGCTGTTCCTGATTATCACGGGCATAGCGCTCACGCCGATATTCGCCTACGTGCTCGTGCAGGCACACAAGGCAAAATACAGGAAGGCTCAATCCGCCGTGAAAATCGGGATGCTCCTGGGACTCATCGCGCTGATTGTCTGCGCCGCCGTTTAA
- a CDS encoding MBL fold metallo-hydrolase, which produces MTTESKYIHNALKQVHLKAACSSVQGFAISGLATYMQFPELNFCVDMGECPLSATPLDHVFLTHAHGDHARCLMRHHSLRKMMGVERDSIYYIPEAICDGARNWIKAEALFEGVSEAKFQYPEIVPVKAGERITLSYRKDLVLEPFSVKHSIPALGATLLLHKKKLKDEFLGKSADEIIKLRQDGIEITREVYEPLLSFTGDCLGESLLENASIFKSKVLVTECTFIAPEDEPMSRKKGHTHLDHIVHALNELGDEVKCEQIILNHFSMKYSEKYIQESLKKAIPEKFKEKVVAFI; this is translated from the coding sequence GTGACAACCGAAAGCAAGTACATCCACAACGCACTCAAGCAGGTCCACCTCAAGGCGGCCTGTTCCAGCGTGCAGGGCTTTGCCATTTCGGGGCTTGCGACCTACATGCAGTTCCCCGAACTGAATTTTTGCGTCGACATGGGCGAATGTCCGCTTTCGGCAACACCTCTCGACCATGTTTTCCTCACACACGCGCACGGCGACCATGCCCGTTGCCTCATGAGGCACCACAGCCTGCGCAAGATGATGGGAGTGGAACGCGACAGCATCTACTATATTCCCGAGGCCATCTGCGATGGCGCCCGGAACTGGATAAAGGCCGAAGCGCTTTTTGAAGGCGTGAGCGAAGCCAAGTTCCAGTACCCCGAAATTGTCCCCGTGAAAGCAGGAGAACGGATTACACTCAGCTACCGCAAGGATCTCGTACTCGAGCCCTTCAGCGTGAAGCATTCCATCCCTGCATTGGGCGCGACCCTCCTGCTGCACAAGAAGAAGCTGAAGGACGAATTTCTCGGCAAGAGTGCCGACGAAATTATCAAGTTGCGCCAGGACGGCATAGAAATTACACGCGAAGTATACGAGCCGCTACTGAGTTTCACGGGAGACTGCCTCGGCGAGAGCCTTCTCGAGAACGCCTCCATTTTCAAGTCAAAGGTGCTCGTCACCGAATGCACGTTCATCGCCCCCGAAGACGAACCCATGAGCCGCAAGAAGGGGCACACGCATTTAGACCACATCGTCCACGCCCTGAACGAACTTGGGGACGAAGTCAAGTGCGAACAGATTATTCTGAATCACTTCTCGATGAAGTACTCCGAGAAGTACATCCAGGAATCCCTCAAGAAGGCCATCCCCGAAAAATTTAAAGAGAAGGTAGTGGCGTTTATATAA
- the pgsA gene encoding CDP-diacylglycerol--glycerol-3-phosphate 3-phosphatidyltransferase, with protein sequence MAKTACAFVAIALIMGWVNLYQLRSQEIEKPYYRLWLNVIDGALSFVVMTSIFVRDLLQNEQVEKLLAVGCVFLLARLIAHTLFSLGVLREGKSLPRKRRWSKLANISITITMGVYLLNLEDYQQISMVSSILLILASTAAYAYWYYRDPAHRKPLSLASQLTMSRIVLTPFFLWVFFYDNDLDYSNNSIVFKSLALIMVLGFMLTDFLDGKLARKMGEVSTLGKYLDPFSDKISNMTIFMCFIATGYAPVWMVALIYFRESSVETLRTLAASEGLIMPARRSGKWKTALQGIGIVAILLGAIEPVRALVPGLGDIWHIFPTIVMGVITAITLISGVDYFVASKHILKKFV encoded by the coding sequence ATGGCAAAAACCGCCTGTGCGTTCGTGGCAATTGCCCTCATAATGGGCTGGGTGAACCTCTACCAGCTCCGTAGCCAAGAAATCGAGAAGCCCTATTACAGGCTATGGCTGAACGTAATCGACGGTGCACTATCCTTCGTGGTCATGACGAGCATCTTTGTGCGCGACCTTCTGCAGAACGAACAAGTAGAAAAATTGCTCGCCGTAGGCTGCGTATTCCTACTTGCTCGACTGATTGCACACACGCTGTTCTCGCTCGGGGTGCTGCGCGAAGGCAAGTCCCTACCGCGCAAGAGGCGTTGGAGCAAGCTAGCCAACATCTCGATTACCATCACGATGGGCGTGTACCTGCTAAACCTCGAGGACTACCAGCAGATTTCGATGGTTTCCTCCATCCTGCTTATCCTCGCTTCCACCGCCGCCTATGCCTACTGGTACTATCGCGATCCGGCGCATCGCAAGCCGCTTTCCCTCGCATCGCAGCTCACCATGAGCCGCATCGTTCTCACTCCGTTCTTCCTCTGGGTATTCTTCTACGATAACGACCTGGACTACAGCAACAACAGCATCGTATTCAAGAGCCTTGCGCTCATCATGGTACTCGGGTTCATGCTCACTGACTTCCTCGACGGAAAACTCGCCCGCAAAATGGGCGAAGTGAGCACACTGGGCAAGTACCTCGACCCATTCAGCGACAAGATTTCGAACATGACTATTTTCATGTGCTTCATCGCTACGGGGTATGCCCCTGTGTGGATGGTGGCACTCATCTACTTCCGCGAATCCAGCGTAGAGACGCTCCGTACGCTCGCCGCTAGCGAAGGCCTCATCATGCCTGCACGCCGTAGCGGCAAGTGGAAAACAGCCCTCCAGGGAATCGGCATCGTCGCCATCCTCCTCGGAGCGATTGAACCCGTGCGCGCACTCGTGCCCGGTCTGGGCGACATCTGGCACATATTCCCGACTATCGTCATGGGAGTCATCACCGCCATCACGCTCATTAGCGGCGTGGACTACTTCGTCGCAAGCAAGCACATCCTGAAGAAGTTCGTTTAA
- the recN gene encoding DNA repair protein RecN encodes MLKQLSIDSFALISHADVPFHEGFTAITGETGAGKSVLLKALRMVCGDKAQASMVRTGEEKAVIEGIFDISNEPKVKQILEDMGIDSDDELVIRREILENGKGRTRVGGNVVNLADLQNLGEHLIQMHGQSEQILLRDTRTHAQMLDDYAGNGSLLAEYTASWNAWNSILDKIEGTKNKATELAAQKDFLKFQFDELSKANLREGEEEELEDKVNIASKGETERHCLDEIQALLGGDNGLLDQMQLLQAKVRTLASRIPHYEETQNALAEVSDPFESICKDLLRLSPAKSLSPAEIDRANARIALIQKLKRKYRTDVAGLIALTEQRKQELESLENLDADIEELSRQMEKHRAAMELAAKRLTEKRTEAALRFDTAVQGMLRTLGMPKAIFKTSVEKANYSANGADKIEFTLAPNPGEGAKSLQKAVSGGELSRVLLAIKSVMAELDKVPLLIFDEVDSGISGEVGNSIGEALKNLGKHHQVLTITHLHQVASRAKNQLSVSKQVVDDRTYTSVKELDNDGRIEELVRMLGDNSATVREHAKQLLEKNQ; translated from the coding sequence ATGCTAAAGCAACTTTCCATAGATTCGTTCGCGCTCATTTCGCACGCAGATGTCCCTTTCCACGAGGGCTTTACCGCCATTACCGGTGAAACCGGCGCCGGCAAGTCCGTACTCCTCAAGGCGCTCCGCATGGTATGCGGCGACAAGGCGCAAGCTTCGATGGTCCGCACCGGCGAAGAAAAGGCCGTCATCGAGGGTATTTTCGACATCAGCAACGAGCCGAAGGTCAAGCAGATTCTCGAAGACATGGGCATCGACAGCGACGATGAGCTCGTAATCCGTCGCGAAATCCTCGAAAACGGCAAGGGACGCACCCGCGTGGGCGGAAACGTCGTGAACCTCGCCGACTTGCAGAACCTGGGCGAGCACCTGATACAGATGCACGGCCAAAGCGAGCAGATTCTGCTCCGCGACACGCGTACGCACGCCCAGATGCTCGACGACTATGCGGGCAACGGAAGCCTTCTCGCTGAATATACCGCATCGTGGAACGCCTGGAACAGCATTCTCGACAAGATAGAGGGAACCAAGAACAAGGCGACAGAACTTGCCGCCCAGAAGGACTTTCTCAAGTTCCAGTTCGACGAGCTTTCGAAGGCGAACTTGCGCGAAGGCGAAGAAGAAGAACTCGAAGACAAGGTGAACATCGCAAGCAAGGGCGAAACGGAACGCCACTGCCTGGACGAAATTCAGGCCCTGCTCGGTGGCGACAACGGGCTCCTGGACCAGATGCAGTTACTGCAGGCCAAGGTGCGCACGCTCGCCTCGCGCATACCGCACTACGAAGAAACCCAGAACGCGCTCGCCGAGGTTTCCGACCCGTTCGAAAGCATCTGCAAGGACTTGCTCCGGCTTTCGCCCGCGAAGTCGCTCTCGCCCGCCGAAATCGACCGCGCCAACGCACGCATCGCGCTCATCCAGAAACTCAAGCGCAAGTACCGTACCGATGTCGCGGGCCTAATAGCCCTTACGGAACAGCGCAAGCAGGAACTCGAAAGCCTCGAAAACCTCGATGCCGACATCGAGGAACTTTCCCGCCAGATGGAAAAGCACAGGGCCGCAATGGAACTTGCCGCAAAACGCCTTACCGAAAAGCGCACCGAGGCTGCCCTCCGGTTCGATACCGCCGTGCAAGGGATGTTACGCACCCTCGGGATGCCTAAAGCCATCTTCAAGACGAGTGTCGAGAAGGCGAACTATTCTGCCAACGGCGCCGACAAGATTGAATTTACGCTGGCGCCGAACCCTGGTGAAGGCGCCAAGAGCCTGCAGAAGGCGGTTTCTGGCGGTGAACTTTCCCGCGTGCTCCTTGCCATCAAGAGCGTCATGGCAGAACTCGACAAGGTACCGCTCCTCATTTTCGACGAAGTCGACTCCGGCATCAGCGGCGAGGTCGGCAACAGTATCGGCGAAGCGCTCAAGAACCTGGGCAAGCACCACCAGGTGCTCACCATCACCCACCTGCACCAGGTCGCCAGCCGGGCGAAGAACCAGCTTTCTGTAAGCAAGCAGGTCGTAGACGATCGTACCTACACATCCGTCAAGGAACTTGACAACGACGGACGCATTGAGGAACTGGTCCGCATGCTGGGAGACAATTCAGCAACCGTGCGCGAGCACGCCAAACAACTTTTGGAGAAAAACCAATGA
- a CDS encoding exodeoxyribonuclease III, with the protein MNIYSWNVNGIRSALKKGFGEWFESTAPDILCLQEVRAEQDQADGLLVPDGYYTYWNSCKRKKGYSGVAVFSRIEPDAVNYGFDIEEFDEEGRVLQLVFPDWVLNSIYFPNGGSGDDRLDYKLRFYDAFLENSQRWIRDGKHVLTVGDYNTCHKEIDIARPKENENVSGFLPIERAWMDKYVESGFVDTFRKLHPDTRDVYSWWSNRFGARARNVGWRLDYAFVDEALFPNVINSEIHTSVPGSDHCPISIELEPPFAPLPIVND; encoded by the coding sequence ATGAATATATACAGTTGGAACGTGAATGGAATCCGTTCGGCTCTCAAGAAGGGGTTCGGGGAATGGTTCGAGTCGACAGCTCCCGATATCCTCTGCCTGCAGGAGGTTCGCGCCGAACAGGATCAGGCCGATGGTCTGCTTGTTCCGGATGGCTACTACACGTACTGGAATTCATGCAAGCGCAAGAAGGGCTACAGCGGCGTCGCCGTGTTTTCGCGTATTGAGCCCGATGCGGTAAACTATGGCTTCGATATCGAGGAGTTCGACGAAGAGGGCCGTGTACTGCAGCTCGTGTTCCCCGACTGGGTCCTGAACTCCATCTACTTCCCGAACGGCGGCTCCGGAGACGACCGCCTGGACTACAAGTTGCGCTTTTACGATGCCTTCCTCGAGAATTCCCAGCGCTGGATCCGCGATGGCAAGCACGTGCTTACCGTGGGCGACTACAATACCTGCCACAAGGAAATCGATATCGCCCGTCCCAAGGAAAATGAGAACGTGAGCGGATTCTTGCCTATTGAACGCGCCTGGATGGACAAGTATGTGGAAAGCGGCTTCGTGGATACGTTCCGCAAGCTTCATCCCGATACGAGAGATGTCTATTCGTGGTGGTCGAACCGATTTGGTGCGCGTGCACGTAACGTTGGCTGGCGTCTGGATTACGCCTTTGTCGACGAGGCTCTTTTCCCGAACGTGATTAATTCCGAGATACACACCTCCGTACCCGGGTCGGATCACTGTCCGATTAGCATTGAACTGGAGCCGCCGTTTGCGCCGCTCCCGATTGTAAACGACTAG
- a CDS encoding tRNA (guanosine(46)-N(7))-methyltransferase TrmB — MAEEKKELLDDNEKKEPKEVVIPEFYRDLKADPDQKGLWHYVFRTNGDRKPIKTADGKPHTLDFNWKDMFPNENGHVEVEIGSGKGNFMTDYAERHPDYFIMGSEWDYTWAAFAVERMTKRGVIEQGNAAMLRGDVFYFLRDCVKSNTVDAFHMYFPDPWPKERHHKNRLLRPDFLTEVARCLKPGKRIFYWGTDHKEYNEIALETFDAFPTCKVIVRNTAEPTEGITTGFERKYRKEGRPIYRSVIEFEK; from the coding sequence ATGGCAGAAGAAAAAAAAGAACTTTTAGACGATAACGAAAAAAAAGAGCCTAAGGAAGTCGTCATTCCGGAATTCTACCGCGATTTGAAGGCCGACCCTGACCAGAAGGGGCTCTGGCACTACGTGTTCCGTACCAACGGCGACCGCAAGCCCATCAAGACAGCAGACGGCAAGCCGCACACACTCGATTTCAACTGGAAGGACATGTTCCCGAATGAAAACGGCCACGTCGAAGTGGAAATCGGCAGCGGCAAGGGCAACTTCATGACGGATTACGCCGAAAGGCACCCCGACTACTTCATCATGGGTAGCGAATGGGACTACACCTGGGCAGCATTTGCCGTCGAGCGCATGACCAAGCGCGGCGTAATCGAGCAGGGCAATGCGGCCATGCTCCGTGGCGATGTATTCTACTTCTTGCGCGACTGCGTAAAGAGCAATACCGTCGACGCCTTCCATATGTACTTCCCGGACCCGTGGCCCAAGGAACGCCACCACAAGAACAGGCTCCTGCGCCCCGACTTCCTCACCGAAGTCGCCCGCTGCCTCAAGCCCGGCAAGCGCATATTCTACTGGGGTACCGACCACAAGGAATACAACGAGATTGCGCTTGAGACCTTCGACGCATTCCCCACCTGCAAGGTTATCGTCCGCAATACGGCCGAGCCCACCGAGGGCATTACCACCGGTTTTGAACGCAAGTACAGGAAAGAAGGCCGTCCGATTTACAGGAGCGTGATTGAATTCGAAAAATGA
- a CDS encoding NAD(P)-dependent oxidoreductase: MRVFVTGGTGFIGHYVVKALLEKGHEVVVATRHPNKVPSLCVNPNVSFVQASLTDFEKMEEGLKGCDACIHIALGWGETPSSMLMNDTRATVMLLEMAARAGCKKFIMTSSTAAMGRMRPSMREVTSNLPMDLYGATKAAGEAFVLGFRHGYGKNFPEVTMQRNIIRPGYTFGNPAFPDGCSQPDRRFFEMAQAVKEDRDIQIIKNDGTQFIHASQQAELYMKVLESDKNEEIFLGLGSVWISWKEIAQMMLALRPESKSKIVETDLGWGDEPMLFDVQKIKDQFGLVFDAHDFMAGHVKWTFDQVI, encoded by the coding sequence ATGCGAGTTTTCGTTACAGGTGGTACGGGGTTTATAGGGCATTACGTGGTTAAGGCCCTCCTCGAAAAGGGGCACGAAGTGGTTGTCGCAACGCGGCATCCGAATAAGGTGCCCTCCCTTTGCGTTAATCCTAACGTCAGCTTTGTTCAGGCGTCTCTTACGGATTTTGAAAAAATGGAAGAGGGGCTCAAGGGCTGTGATGCCTGTATCCACATTGCGCTCGGCTGGGGCGAGACTCCGAGTTCCATGCTTATGAATGACACCCGTGCGACCGTCATGCTCCTTGAAATGGCGGCCCGCGCCGGTTGCAAGAAGTTTATCATGACGAGCAGCACTGCGGCCATGGGCCGTATGCGTCCGTCCATGCGCGAAGTCACGAGCAACCTCCCGATGGACCTTTATGGTGCCACGAAGGCTGCCGGAGAAGCTTTTGTCCTCGGATTCCGTCACGGTTACGGCAAGAACTTCCCCGAAGTGACGATGCAGAGGAATATTATCCGTCCGGGCTATACCTTCGGTAACCCGGCGTTCCCCGACGGTTGCTCTCAGCCGGATCGCCGGTTCTTCGAGATGGCTCAGGCCGTGAAAGAAGACCGCGATATCCAGATTATCAAGAACGATGGTACGCAGTTCATCCATGCGAGCCAGCAGGCCGAACTCTACATGAAGGTCCTTGAATCCGACAAGAACGAAGAAATCTTCCTCGGGCTCGGCTCCGTGTGGATTAGCTGGAAAGAGATTGCCCAGATGATGCTTGCACTGCGTCCTGAGTCCAAGTCGAAAATTGTAGAAACCGACCTCGGCTGGGGCGACGAACCGATGCTGTTTGACGTGCAGAAAATCAAGGACCAGTTCGGCCTTGTCTTCGATGCGCATGACTTCATGGCAGGCCACGTGAAGTGGACGTTCGACCAGGTGATTTAA
- the metK gene encoding methionine adenosyltransferase, producing MAHYLFTSESVSKGHPDKVADQISDSILDACLAQDPKSRVACETLVNTGLVVISGEITTKAVVDFQEVARNTIKNIGYVNPELQFDYKGCAVLVAMDKQSPDIAQGVDAKAAEGKEDDKQGAGDQGMMFGYAVNETPELMPLPISLAHKLMEKIQELREQGKIKWLRPDAKSQVTVEYDENDKPVRVDTVVISTQHDEFVNGKELKHSVIEKEIIEKLIKKVIPAKLLDKKTRYLVNPTGKFVVGGPHGDCGLTGRKIIVDTYGGMGRHGGGAFSGKDPSKVDRSAAYAARYVAKNIVAAGLAYRCEVQLAYAIGYSKPVSVLVNTFGTGKIDDRKIEEIVAKNFDLSPAGIEKMLDLRKPGYVATAALGHFGRTGKRFTWEKTDKAEALKKAAKV from the coding sequence ATGGCACATTATCTTTTTACTTCCGAATCCGTGTCCAAGGGACATCCGGACAAGGTCGCCGACCAGATTTCCGATTCCATCCTCGACGCCTGCCTCGCCCAGGACCCGAAGAGCCGCGTCGCTTGTGAAACGCTCGTGAACACGGGCCTCGTCGTTATTTCCGGCGAAATTACTACCAAGGCCGTTGTTGACTTCCAGGAAGTCGCCCGCAACACCATCAAGAATATCGGTTACGTGAATCCGGAACTGCAGTTCGACTACAAGGGCTGCGCCGTGCTCGTCGCGATGGACAAGCAGTCCCCGGACATTGCCCAGGGCGTTGATGCCAAGGCTGCCGAAGGCAAGGAAGACGACAAGCAGGGTGCCGGCGACCAGGGCATGATGTTCGGCTACGCCGTGAACGAGACCCCGGAACTGATGCCTCTCCCGATTAGCCTCGCCCACAAGCTCATGGAAAAGATCCAGGAACTCCGCGAACAGGGCAAGATCAAGTGGCTCCGCCCGGATGCCAAGTCCCAGGTGACAGTCGAATACGACGAGAATGACAAGCCCGTGCGCGTCGATACCGTCGTGATTTCTACCCAGCACGACGAATTCGTGAACGGCAAGGAACTCAAGCACTCCGTGATCGAAAAGGAAATCATCGAGAAGCTCATCAAGAAGGTCATCCCGGCCAAGCTCCTCGACAAGAAGACCCGTTACCTCGTGAACCCGACCGGCAAGTTCGTTGTCGGCGGCCCGCACGGCGACTGCGGCCTCACCGGACGCAAGATTATCGTCGACACCTACGGCGGCATGGGTCGCCATGGCGGTGGCGCGTTCAGCGGCAAGGACCCCTCCAAGGTGGACCGCAGTGCAGCATACGCTGCCCGCTACGTAGCCAAGAACATCGTGGCAGCAGGCCTCGCCTACCGCTGCGAAGTCCAGCTCGCCTACGCCATCGGCTACAGCAAACCCGTTTCCGTGCTCGTGAACACCTTCGGTACCGGCAAGATCGACGACCGCAAGATTGAAGAAATCGTCGCGAAGAACTTCGACCTCTCCCCGGCCGGCATCGAGAAGATGCTCGACCTGAGGAAGCCGGGCTACGTAGCGACCGCCGCGCTCGGACACTTTGGCCGCACCGGCAAGCGCTTTACCTGGGAAAAGACGGACAAGGCCGAGGCTTTGAAGAAAGCTGCTAAAGTGTAG